One Ignavibacteria bacterium genomic window, ATTTCCGCCCAATTCAAGTACAACCTTCTTGATGTGACGTCCGGCTATCTGTGCAACCGCCTCACCTCCCCTAGTAGATCCGGTGAAGGTCACAGCTCGAACACGCGCATCTCCGATCAGTTCCTCGATCTGTGGCACATCGATCATCACACACTGAACGAGGTCATCGGGAATTCCAGCTTCTCGGCACACCTCTACAATGTTTATCGCACATCCAAAGGTAGAAGGTGCATGTTTGAGGATGATCCCGTTACCGGCCATAAGGGCAGGCGCAGCGAACCGAAAGAACTGCCAAAACGGGAAATTCCATGGCATGATGGCCACAACAACACCCAACGGCGCATATGTGATATCGGCCACGGAACCATCGATTAGAAGTTCCTCCGTGGCCAACGCCGTAGGAGCAAGCGCGGCGATGTAGCGGCATGTTTCGGCACATTTGAGTATCTCCGATCTCGACTGACCGATCGGCTTACCCATTTCTTGCGTGATCAGCGCGGCAGACACCTCGATGTCTCTCATGAGGATGTCGGCCAGACGCGAAACGATCCGAGCGCGATGCTCAAAAGAGCATTGCGCCCAGATCTTTTGTTCGGTGTATGCACGACCGACCATGTCGTGAACGTCTTTAGGGTCCATCTCGCCAAACGACGCTACAACGTCTTCGGAAGCGGGGTTAATACTCGTGAATCTCATGGCAACAATTTACATTTGTGGTAATGGAATCATTCTTTACGCTTGACAGTCTGGTCTCTCTTGTCACTCTCTCCATCTTGGAGATCGTCCTTGGGATCGACAACATCATCTTCATTTCGATCCTCGTTGGGAGGCTCAAGGAATCCGATCAAGCCCGTGCTCGAACCATCGGCCTGTCCCTAGCCCTCATCCTTCGGATCGCATTCCTGTTCGGCGCCGTCTGGCTTGCCAAACTCACCGAGCCACTAGTCAGCATCGGCCCCTTCTTGGGTATGGATTCGGCTTTCGGGCTGAGTGGACGAGACCTCATCATGCTGTCAGGGGGCTTATTCCTCCTCGCGAAGGCAACAACGGAGTTGCACACGAAACTCGAAGGGAAGGAAGAGGACGAGGGGAAGAAGGCAAAGGCCAACTTTGCTTCGATGATCGTTCAGATCATCATTCTGGACCTGGTATTCTCCATCGACTCCGTCATTACGGCCATCGGATTGTCCCAGAACTTCCTTGTGATGGTCATTGCTGTGGTTTTAGCAGTGGGTGTGATGCAACTCAGCGCCGGCGGGATCTCGCGATTCATCCACCGGCACCCTACCGTGAAGATCCTCGCCTTGGCCTTCCTTTTGATGGTGGGAATGGTCCTCGTAGCGGAAGGATTCCATGCCCACGTTCCGAAGGGGTACATTTACTTCGCAATGGCCTTCTCGATGGCCGTGGAATTCCTGAACATGCGGTTCCGGACCCGTTCTGAGGCTCCTCCGGTGGAGCTGAGACAGCCCACCTATACCGACTGAGACGTTTTTCCTTGCTATTCGCCCCCTTCGTTCTCTATTATCGCCCCACTTTGTAATTGGTTCGAAAGGGGGCATCATGCCCAAGAATCCGGCGTTAGCCACAGATAAATCCAACATGTTTGACGTCCTGTACCGGTTCCCGGAACAGGTCAAGGAAGCCGTCGCCATTGGCGAAGGGGCTCCGCTTTGGCGTCAGCAATCCACCTCGAACCGTTATGCATTCTTTGGTCTCGGTGGCTCAGCCATCGGCGCAGACCTTTTAAGAAGCTATGCTGGCGTAACACCGGGCGGAGATCACCTCAATATCTCCGTACATCGTGGGTATCATTCTCCGGGCTGGATGGACTCCGACACAAACGTTGTCTGCTCCAGCTATTCGGGTGAGACCGAAGAGACGCTCTCCGCCTTTGATGAGATCCGCAAGAAGACCATGCGCGTAGTGTGCATCACAACTGGCGGAACCCTTGGCAAACGTGCTGTGACGTATGGCATGCCTATCGTGAACATCCCTCCGGGATATCAACCACGTTGCGCTCTGGCCTATTCGTTTTTCCCGCTTCTGACGATCATGGGCCGTTATGGGGCCTTTGACGCAAAAGCAGTACGCTTGAACAACAAGGGTGTACGGGAGATCCTGGCACATACAGAAGAGATGCGCGACCTCTACGCTGGCTCAACAGCCAAGAATCCTGCTCTTCAGATCGCCAAGAGTCTCGTTGGCAACTTCCCGGTCATCTATTCCGCTCATGAGCGACTCGATGCTGTGAATTTGCGCTGGCGCGGCCAGATCCAAGAGAACGCAAAACAAGTTGCCTTTGGCAACTTCTTGCCGGAAATGAACCACAACGAGATCAACGGATGGCAGTTCCCGAAGGGCAAAACAAAGGGATTCTCCGTCATCCTGCTCCGCGATCCGGACGACCATAAGCGCACGCAGCTCCGTTTTGATGCCGTAAAGGAGATCATCAAGGGCAGTGTAGCGGACGTTCACACACTCGAAGGCAAGGGAAGCACGTTGCTGGGCCGTATGTTCTCACTCATCTACCTTGGTGACTGGGTCAGCTGGCATCTCGCAAACCTCAATAAGATCGACCCAAGCCCGGTTCCGGTTATTCAGCAGCTGAAGGCGAAACTGGCGAAGGCACGCTGAACAGCGAATAGCGAACAGCGAATAGCGAACAGCGAACAGCGAACAGCGAATAGCGAATAGCGAATAGCGAATGATGAAACTCATTTATCAGATCGTTTTTCTCTGTTCGCTTTTTGTTGTGGCCATGCAGGCGCAGACGGAGATGAGGCTTTCGCCGTTGACACATTCGGTTGGCGTTGCTGTTGTTGATCTACCAAGTGATTGGGAGTCTGACTCCACACTTGCAGCTTCGATGTATGTCCGTGTGGGAGATGGTGTGTGGCGGGAGGCGATTTCTCCGCAGGTTGTTGTGATTCGCGGACGCATTCAGATTCGCAGTGTGATCCTTGACCTTGCGCCAAACACCGATGTTGGCGTTCGAGTAACCGTGTATCGCGGTGGAGGTGTGGCACAGGAGTTTGAAGGCACCACGCGCACGATCGCAGAAGCTGTGCAGCCATCGAGTGGGACGTTACTCTATGTGAGTCCATATGGCTCGGGCACTACCTACTCACGTTCAAAGCCGGGCTCATTACGAGCTCTTATCACCGCTGGTCTGCCATGTGGGTCCATCGTCGTATTGCTTGAGGGCACGTATGAGGACATTTACGACCTCACGTTGAATATCACGGACGACTGTACAGCTGAGTCACCCATCGTGATCATGGCAGATCCGTCTCGCACGGTGGTCATTACAGGCGAAACCTTCTTGAACACGAGCTGGGAGGTTACACCTACGGATGCTCACGAATGGAGCTGCCCCCTTCCTACGAATCTCAAGTATACGTCGCTTGTTGTTGGACAGAATGGTCAGCGCTTGTATCCGTATGCACTTCGAGCACCAGTAGATCTCTTTCCGGGCTATCCGTCACTTTTGGATCTGGGATATGACCAGCCGGGAATGTTCAGGAGTGGGGCTCGGCTTTATCTCCGAGATACAACATCAGAGGCCAAACCACCGGGACTTGTTCGTACATCGCAACGTTGGAGTTGCCTAACAGTCAATGGGAATTACAAGAAGTCGCACCTCCTGATCCGGGGAATCACCTTCCGGTATTTCGGTAACACACGATGCACCGAAAACATCCTCGGAATTCCCGACGCGTGTTACCCACCGTCCACACTCTCCTTCAACAACACGCGCAATGTAACCGTTGCCAATTGTGAGTTTGAGTTCGCGAATTTTCCTATCACGTTCAATGGTTCGTGTAGTGATATTGATGTCCGCTTCAACACCATTAGCGATGGTGTAGGCACATGGTCGCATGGTGCGTTCAAACAAACACGAGACACGTGGATCCTTGAGCCTGGAAGTTATGGCCGATACCTCGAGAATGTTGGTATCTGGATAGCCCCATTCGAGAATGATTCTGTACACAACATCAACATCCGTGGCAATACTGTGGTCGGAACGATCGCAGGCATTGCGGTTGGCTCCAACGCTCACAACTATGTTGTTGACAACGTAGACATTCTCAACAACACAGTTTCATCGTGTTACGACGGCATTGATATCACGGGCGGCAATGGTTCGGGTTCAACGAATGCACGTATCCGCAACAACGTTGTCTCGAATACTCCCGTTGGAACGTCACTGATGTATCCTTCTTTTGATCCCTATTTCATAACGCGAAACGTGTACCTGCTCGCAGACCGTAAGAACCATAACAACGATGTGTTCTTTGTGACGTGCAACAACGACCTCACCGACCGATCTTGGACCACTGCCCTAAAACTCAATGCCGGTGGAGAGAACTCCACTCCAGGGGCTATCCAGTTTCACCACAACACCGTAGTTGCTAGGGGGCTTGCGGGATTTGGACTCTATTTCTGGGGTCCAACGTGGTCTGACTTCTCTGCGTTCAACAATATCATCCAAGCCGATGCATCTTCGTGGATGTTCGATGGTGTTGCTCAGTCAGCCACGTATTCAACACGTACCGATGGCAACATCTACCATTCTCCAAGCACTGGCGCAGTTGCAACGATCAAACCTGTCCACGGAATTTCTCAGTGTTACGAACCACGTTCGGTCGACGAGTTTCGGTCTGACCTTAGCCTTGTCACCGGCTCGCCATTTGTTGTGATCGGTCAACGGGATATCGTGGTCAATCCCAAACTTGTTGACGTGAGTAACGGCAATGTTCAACTCTTGGCCGGGAGTCCGGCAATTGATAAGGGGCTCCTCCTGCCGGGGATCAACGACCTATTCTACGGCTCGGCTCCCGATGTTGGCGCACTAGAATCGTCGTTTTCCTCTTCCGTGGAAGCAGTAGACGTGGTGGAAAGCCCCCTACACGCTCCCGGACCCACCCGCTACTATTCGTTGACCGGCGTCCAGGTTGACCCATCCGATCTCCCTACCGGCCTGTATTTCAAGATACTTAGCGATTCAAGGGGATCTGTAAAAGCCAGCTCCGTCATCATCGTACGCTAATTTTTTGTATCTTGCAGGCCCCGTAAACTCATGGGTCAATACATGCCAGTTGTCAAGGCTCCGGCCAAAGCGAAGAAGGTCACCAAGAAGGTTGTTGCAACCGTCGATGGTGAAGTTGTAGAAGCACCGAAGAAAACCAAGCGGAAGGCGAAATACATCGTGTTGTATTCGCCGTTCCTCATGCGTGATACAAAGCACGAACTCATCGGCGAACCATTGGAGACGGACAACGGACGTCAGCAATGGGCTCGTTGCTCGGTCAGCCACCACTCCCAATTGATCAATCTGGACGCTCTTGC contains:
- a CDS encoding TerC family protein; translated protein: MESFFTLDSLVSLVTLSILEIVLGIDNIIFISILVGRLKESDQARARTIGLSLALILRIAFLFGAVWLAKLTEPLVSIGPFLGMDSAFGLSGRDLIMLSGGLFLLAKATTELHTKLEGKEEDEGKKAKANFASMIVQIIILDLVFSIDSVITAIGLSQNFLVMVIAVVLAVGVMQLSAGGISRFIHRHPTVKILALAFLLMVGMVLVAEGFHAHVPKGYIYFAMAFSMAVEFLNMRFRTRSEAPPVELRQPTYTD
- a CDS encoding bifunctional phosphoglucose/phosphomannose isomerase, encoding MFDVLYRFPEQVKEAVAIGEGAPLWRQQSTSNRYAFFGLGGSAIGADLLRSYAGVTPGGDHLNISVHRGYHSPGWMDSDTNVVCSSYSGETEETLSAFDEIRKKTMRVVCITTGGTLGKRAVTYGMPIVNIPPGYQPRCALAYSFFPLLTIMGRYGAFDAKAVRLNNKGVREILAHTEEMRDLYAGSTAKNPALQIAKSLVGNFPVIYSAHERLDAVNLRWRGQIQENAKQVAFGNFLPEMNHNEINGWQFPKGKTKGFSVILLRDPDDHKRTQLRFDAVKEIIKGSVADVHTLEGKGSTLLGRMFSLIYLGDWVSWHLANLNKIDPSPVPVIQQLKAKLAKAR
- a CDS encoding NAD-dependent succinate-semialdehyde dehydrogenase, with translation MRFTSINPASEDVVASFGEMDPKDVHDMVGRAYTEQKIWAQCSFEHRARIVSRLADILMRDIEVSAALITQEMGKPIGQSRSEILKCAETCRYIAALAPTALATEELLIDGSVADITYAPLGVVVAIMPWNFPFWQFFRFAAPALMAGNGIILKHAPSTFGCAINIVEVCREAGIPDDLVQCVMIDVPQIEELIGDARVRAVTFTGSTRGGEAVAQIAGRHIKKVVLELGGNDAYIVCDDADLGVAVDACVVGRCLNAGQSCIAAKRFIVHASIADEFTKRVAARFDAMVVGDPMDPATEIGPIARADLRDTLLDQLQHSMMEGARQVTKRSVNDIPKRGFYVPPVLIDNITTQSRLFREEVFGPVASVIAFNSDEEAVELANDSRYGLGAAVFSQDLDRARALAERIECGMVAINDFVRSDMRLPFGGTRYSGYGRELGVAGVREFTNIKVIRTK